A single genomic interval of Vibrio gallicus harbors:
- the recX gene encoding recombination regulator RecX, protein MYTTSSKITPTFKHWSAKEAALNLLSRRDHGRYELQQKLLNRGYELADIDDAVSFCSEHHYLDDLRYAKSQVRQHVNKGHGERRIRQELQIKKVNEQTIEQALQAEPQDWFELAVQTAYKKFRDAKGSESKDYANQVRFLQYRGFSFEQIKYALSEQEQEA, encoded by the coding sequence ATGTATACAACCTCATCTAAAATAACACCCACTTTCAAGCACTGGTCAGCAAAAGAGGCTGCTCTAAATCTTCTTAGCCGCCGAGATCATGGTCGATATGAATTACAGCAAAAGTTATTAAATAGAGGCTATGAACTAGCTGATATTGATGACGCTGTTTCTTTTTGTTCTGAGCATCATTACCTAGATGATTTGCGTTACGCTAAGAGTCAGGTGCGCCAACATGTCAATAAAGGGCATGGTGAACGCCGTATTCGCCAAGAATTACAGATCAAAAAAGTAAATGAGCAGACAATAGAACAAGCGTTGCAAGCAGAACCCCAAGATTGGTTTGAGCTTGCTGTGCAAACTGCCTATAAAAAGTTTAGAGATGCCAAAGGCTCTGAATCAAAGGATTACGCCAATCAGGTTCGCTTTTTACAGTACCGAGGCTTTAGCTTTGAGCAGATCAAATACGCATTGAGTGAGCAAGAGCAAGAGGCTTAA
- the recA gene encoding recombinase RecA, producing MDENKQKALAAALGQIEKQFGKGSIMRLGDNKTMDVETISTGSLSLDVALGAGGLPMGRIVEVYGPESSGKTTLTLELIAAAQREGKTCAFVDAEHALDPIYAQKLGVDIEQLLVSQPDTGEQALEICDALARSGAVDVLVVDSVAALTPKAEIEGEMGDSHMGLQARMLSQAMRKLTGNLKQSNCMCIFINQIRMKIGVMFGNPETTTGGNALKFYASVRLDIRRTGAIKDGDEIVGNETRIKVVKNKIAAPFKQAETQIMYGKGFNREGELIDLGVKNKLIEKAGAWYSYNGDKIGQGKANAGKFLRENPETAKTIDSKLREMLLATAPQVEEAPAAETE from the coding sequence ATGGACGAAAATAAACAAAAAGCACTGGCGGCAGCGCTAGGTCAGATCGAAAAGCAGTTCGGTAAAGGCTCAATTATGCGCCTTGGTGACAACAAAACCATGGATGTTGAAACCATTTCGACCGGCTCACTTTCTCTTGATGTTGCTCTAGGCGCCGGTGGTTTGCCTATGGGGCGTATCGTCGAGGTATATGGCCCTGAGTCTTCAGGTAAGACGACATTAACTCTTGAGTTAATTGCTGCGGCACAACGTGAAGGCAAAACCTGTGCTTTTGTTGATGCTGAACATGCACTTGATCCTATATATGCTCAAAAACTTGGCGTTGATATTGAACAGCTACTTGTTTCCCAACCAGATACTGGTGAACAAGCTCTTGAGATCTGTGATGCGTTGGCTCGCTCTGGCGCGGTTGATGTCCTTGTAGTGGATTCAGTTGCGGCCTTGACTCCAAAGGCTGAAATTGAAGGTGAGATGGGTGACAGCCACATGGGTCTGCAAGCTCGTATGCTTTCTCAAGCAATGCGTAAGCTAACCGGTAACCTAAAACAGTCAAACTGTATGTGTATTTTCATTAACCAAATTCGTATGAAAATTGGTGTAATGTTTGGTAACCCAGAAACAACTACTGGCGGTAACGCACTCAAATTTTATGCCTCAGTTCGTCTAGATATTCGCCGTACCGGTGCTATCAAAGATGGTGATGAAATTGTCGGTAACGAAACACGCATTAAAGTCGTTAAGAACAAGATTGCAGCACCGTTTAAACAAGCTGAAACCCAAATCATGTATGGTAAAGGCTTTAACCGCGAGGGTGAGCTTATCGACCTTGGGGTGAAGAATAAGCTAATTGAAAAAGCAGGCGCTTGGTACAGCTACAATGGAGATAAGATTGGTCAAGGTAAGGCTAATGCAGGTAAATTCTTACGAGAAAACCCTGAAACAGCTAAGACAATTGACAGCAAGCTGAGAGAGATGCTGCTAGCTACTGCTCCTCAGGTTGAAGAAGCTCCAGCAGCCGAGACAGAATAA
- a CDS encoding CinA family protein, protein MNDLCLLSLSKDVGQLLKKQGWMLATAESCTGGGVAQTVTEIAGSSAWFDRAFITYSNEAKHEMLGVNPKLIQQHGAVSEEVATEMALGALVHSNASIAVSITGIAGPGGGSDAKPVGTVCFALAVLSEVIQVNTVHFTGDRGEVRNKSIQYSLQLIEKYI, encoded by the coding sequence ATGAATGATCTTTGTTTGCTTTCACTAAGTAAAGACGTTGGGCAGCTTCTAAAAAAGCAGGGCTGGATGCTGGCGACCGCAGAATCCTGTACTGGTGGGGGCGTTGCGCAGACAGTGACTGAAATTGCAGGCAGTTCAGCATGGTTTGATAGGGCGTTTATTACCTACTCAAATGAAGCTAAACATGAAATGCTAGGCGTAAATCCTAAACTCATTCAGCAGCATGGGGCTGTGAGCGAAGAGGTTGCAACAGAAATGGCTCTCGGGGCTCTGGTGCACTCAAACGCTAGCATTGCGGTTTCGATTACTGGAATTGCAGGCCCAGGTGGCGGTAGCGATGCTAAACCTGTTGGGACAGTCTGTTTTGCTCTGGCTGTATTGAGTGAGGTTATACAGGTAAATACCGTTCACTTTACTGGTGATAGAGGTGAAGTGCGAAATAAGTCTATTCAGTATTCTTTGCAACTTATTGAAAAATATATATAA
- a CDS encoding dienelactone hydrolase family protein — protein sequence MSEQIKDELQTEPRVIPQEAFDWYDEYAHGLINRREFLSRLGGLAVLGFTMTTLTSALIPNYALAEQVSFNDPAIKASYVKFESPKGHGEGQGYLVVPRELKDNAPVVLVIHENRGLNPYIKDVARRLAMQGFVAFAPDALYPLGGYPGNDDEGRAMQKSMDKAKIEEDFLAAAAFLKSHELSNGKLGAVGFCFGGYIVNMLAAIIPEQLDAGVAFYGTPAAKELRNNVKGPLLVQLASLDKRVNATWPEYEAQLKAIGADYKMYMYQDANHGFHNDSTGRYSEPDAELAWSRTIDFFADKLKA from the coding sequence GTGTCAGAGCAAATTAAAGATGAACTACAAACTGAACCGCGAGTGATCCCTCAAGAAGCATTCGATTGGTATGACGAATATGCTCATGGATTGATCAACCGTCGCGAATTTTTATCTCGCCTGGGAGGCTTAGCCGTTCTAGGCTTTACGATGACCACGTTAACCTCAGCACTTATTCCAAATTATGCGCTAGCAGAGCAAGTATCATTTAACGATCCTGCAATTAAAGCGAGTTATGTCAAATTTGAGTCTCCGAAAGGGCATGGTGAAGGGCAAGGCTATTTAGTGGTGCCGCGTGAACTTAAAGATAACGCACCCGTGGTGTTGGTCATACATGAAAACCGTGGCTTAAACCCTTACATCAAAGATGTAGCAAGAAGACTGGCTATGCAGGGCTTCGTTGCTTTTGCCCCAGATGCGCTCTATCCACTTGGGGGCTATCCGGGTAATGATGACGAAGGAAGAGCTATGCAGAAAAGCATGGATAAGGCCAAGATTGAAGAAGACTTTCTTGCCGCAGCTGCGTTCTTGAAATCTCATGAACTAAGCAACGGAAAGTTAGGTGCTGTTGGCTTCTGTTTTGGTGGGTATATAGTCAATATGTTAGCAGCTATCATTCCTGAGCAACTAGATGCCGGTGTGGCTTTCTATGGTACGCCAGCCGCAAAAGAGCTAAGAAATAACGTCAAAGGACCACTATTGGTGCAATTAGCAAGTCTTGATAAGCGTGTAAATGCAACCTGGCCTGAGTATGAAGCGCAATTAAAAGCAATTGGCGCTGACTACAAAATGTATATGTACCAAGACGCAAATCATGGCTTCCATAATGACTCTACGGGTCGATACTCCGAGCCTGATGCGGAGCTGGCATGGAGCCGCACCATCGACTTCTTCGCCGATAAACTAAAGGCATAG
- the mutS gene encoding DNA mismatch repair protein MutS, whose protein sequence is MTKNTTKNQKQKSSHTPMMQQYLGLKAENPEILLFYRMGDFYELFYDDAKRASQLLDISLTKRGASAGEPIPMAGVPFHAVEGYLAKLVQLGESVAICEQVGDPATSKGPVERKVVRIVTPGTVSDEALLSERVDNLIAAIYQHKGKFGYSSLDITSGRFMLSEPQTEEAMLAELQRTNPKELLFPEDLESVRLFEMRNGNRRRPSWEFELSTAKQQLNQQFGTKDLIGFGVENSELGLCAAGCLIQYVKDTQRTALPHIRSLTIDRQDHSVILDAATRRNLELTQNLAGGTDNTLAEVLDYSATPMGSRMLKRWLHQPTRDLEVINQRLDAIGELIDTGLAQQLSPTLKLIGDVERILARLALRSARPRDLARLRNALQMLPEVESTINEVSAHKLQQLRDDAKPIDALCQLLEQAIIENPPVVIRDGGVIAPGYNQELDQWRDLANGATEYLNKLESDERERHGIDTLKVGYNAVHGFYIQVSRGQSHLVPPHYVRRQTLKNAERYIIPELKEHEDKVLNSKSKALAAEKKLWDELFDLLLPHLAALQSMSDAIAQLDVLQNLAERAETLEYCRPSLHQDIGISIKNGRHPVVEQVLDAPFIANPVELAPERKMLIITGPNMGGKSTYMRQTALISLMAHIGSYVPAQSATMGTLDRIFTRIGASDDLASGRSTFMVEMTETANILHNATQHSLVLMDEIGRGTSTYDGLSLAWASAQWLASQINALTLFATHYFELTELPNQINGLANVHLDAVEHGDEIAFMHAVQEGAASKSYGLAVAALAGVPKAVIKQARQKLNLLEQLSNGDPKASSSHGSVDIANQLSLIPEPSEVEQAIADIDPDELTPRQALEELYRLKKLI, encoded by the coding sequence ATGACAAAAAACACCACTAAGAATCAAAAGCAAAAATCATCTCATACTCCCATGATGCAACAGTATCTAGGGTTGAAAGCAGAAAACCCTGAGATCTTGCTCTTTTATCGTATGGGCGATTTTTATGAGCTATTTTATGATGATGCCAAGCGCGCTTCTCAACTGCTTGATATATCACTCACTAAGCGTGGTGCTTCGGCCGGAGAACCGATACCAATGGCTGGAGTGCCCTTTCATGCGGTTGAAGGTTATCTAGCTAAATTGGTGCAACTTGGTGAATCAGTGGCTATCTGTGAACAGGTGGGAGACCCAGCAACATCTAAAGGCCCCGTAGAGCGAAAGGTGGTACGAATCGTCACCCCAGGTACGGTTAGTGACGAAGCCTTACTGAGTGAGCGGGTGGACAACCTAATTGCCGCTATCTATCAACATAAAGGGAAATTTGGTTACTCATCTTTAGATATTACCTCCGGCCGCTTCATGCTAAGCGAGCCACAAACCGAAGAGGCGATGCTGGCTGAGCTACAACGTACCAATCCCAAAGAATTGTTGTTCCCGGAAGATTTAGAATCGGTACGCTTGTTTGAAATGCGCAATGGCAATCGACGCAGGCCAAGCTGGGAGTTTGAATTATCAACGGCCAAACAACAGCTAAATCAACAATTTGGAACCAAAGACCTTATCGGTTTTGGTGTCGAAAACTCAGAGCTTGGACTATGTGCTGCTGGCTGTCTTATCCAATATGTTAAGGATACACAACGCACTGCACTGCCGCACATCCGATCATTAACCATAGACCGTCAAGACCATTCGGTTATTTTAGATGCCGCGACACGTCGCAATCTAGAACTCACGCAAAACCTAGCTGGCGGTACTGATAACACCCTGGCTGAGGTGCTTGATTACAGCGCAACGCCTATGGGTAGTCGTATGCTCAAGCGTTGGTTACATCAACCAACTCGCGATCTAGAGGTCATTAACCAGCGCCTAGATGCTATTGGTGAGCTTATAGATACCGGGCTTGCGCAGCAATTAAGCCCTACCCTTAAGTTGATTGGTGATGTTGAGCGTATCCTTGCTCGCTTAGCCTTGCGCAGTGCGAGGCCTAGAGATCTGGCTCGTTTACGCAACGCACTACAAATGCTGCCTGAGGTTGAATCTACCATCAATGAGGTTAGCGCGCACAAACTGCAACAGCTGCGCGATGACGCCAAACCAATCGATGCACTTTGCCAACTATTAGAGCAAGCCATTATAGAGAATCCTCCTGTCGTAATACGCGACGGCGGCGTGATTGCACCGGGATATAATCAGGAGTTAGATCAATGGCGTGACCTCGCAAATGGAGCAACTGAGTATTTAAACAAACTAGAAAGCGATGAACGTGAGCGTCATGGGATTGATACCTTAAAGGTTGGATATAACGCAGTACACGGTTTCTATATTCAGGTAAGTCGCGGGCAGAGCCATCTGGTTCCGCCACATTATGTACGCCGCCAAACCCTAAAGAATGCTGAGCGTTATATTATTCCGGAACTGAAAGAGCATGAAGACAAGGTTCTTAACTCCAAATCCAAGGCTCTAGCGGCTGAGAAAAAACTTTGGGATGAGCTTTTTGACTTACTGTTGCCTCACCTAGCAGCACTACAATCAATGTCTGATGCTATTGCACAGCTCGATGTATTACAAAACCTCGCCGAGCGAGCTGAGACGCTTGAATATTGTCGACCAAGCCTCCATCAGGATATAGGTATTTCAATAAAAAATGGTCGCCACCCTGTTGTAGAGCAGGTGTTAGACGCTCCCTTTATTGCAAACCCAGTAGAGCTGGCTCCTGAGCGTAAGATGCTCATCATCACCGGGCCAAATATGGGGGGTAAATCCACCTATATGCGTCAAACGGCGCTCATTTCATTAATGGCTCATATCGGTTCTTATGTTCCTGCCCAATCAGCAACAATGGGTACACTAGACCGAATATTCACTCGTATCGGCGCCTCTGATGACCTCGCGTCTGGCCGCTCAACCTTTATGGTGGAGATGACAGAGACAGCTAATATCCTACACAACGCCACTCAACATAGTCTCGTATTGATGGATGAGATTGGACGTGGCACCAGTACCTATGATGGCTTATCCCTAGCATGGGCAAGTGCGCAATGGCTAGCAAGCCAGATTAATGCCCTGACTTTATTTGCCACCCACTATTTTGAATTAACCGAACTGCCCAATCAGATAAATGGCCTTGCCAATGTACATCTGGATGCGGTGGAACACGGTGATGAAATTGCGTTTATGCATGCGGTACAAGAGGGAGCTGCCAGTAAATCTTATGGTCTTGCCGTAGCAGCCCTTGCCGGTGTTCCTAAAGCAGTCATTAAGCAGGCTCGTCAAAAACTGAACCTATTAGAGCAATTGAGTAACGGTGATCCAAAAGCATCATCGAGTCATGGGAGCGTTGATATAGCGAACCAACTCAGCCTGATACCAGAGCCTAGTGAAGTTGAGCAAGCCATCGCCGATATAGACCCTGACGAGCTCACTCCAAGACAAGCTTTAGAAGAACTATATCGATTAAAGAAACTGATATAA
- the rpoS gene encoding RNA polymerase sigma factor RpoS, translated as MSMDNTAAKVEDLNQNGEEAEVASVELEPTAKAPAREAKEEFDASAKNLDATQLYLGEIGFSPLLTAEEEVLYARRALRGDEAARKRMIESNLRLVVKISRRYSNRGLALLDLIEEGNLGLIRAVEKFDPERGFRFSTYATWWIRQTIERALMNQTRTIRLSIHVVKELNIYLRTARELSQKLDHEPTAEEIAQQLDKPVDDVSKMLRLNERVSSVDTPIGGDGDKALLDIIPDINNSDPEVSTQDEDIKHSLIDWLDELNPKQKEVLARRFGLLGYEPSTLEEVGREINLTRERVRQIQVEGLRRLREILLKQGLNMESLFNFDSE; from the coding sequence ATGAGTATGGATAACACAGCAGCAAAAGTGGAAGACTTGAATCAAAATGGTGAAGAGGCAGAGGTGGCAAGTGTTGAATTAGAGCCCACCGCCAAAGCCCCCGCTCGAGAGGCAAAAGAAGAATTTGACGCCTCAGCAAAGAATCTAGACGCTACTCAGCTTTATCTTGGAGAGATCGGTTTTTCTCCTCTATTAACCGCAGAAGAAGAAGTGCTGTATGCGCGTCGTGCTCTGCGTGGTGATGAGGCGGCGCGAAAGCGTATGATTGAAAGTAACCTTCGCTTAGTTGTAAAAATCTCTCGTCGATATAGTAATCGTGGTCTGGCATTGTTAGACCTTATTGAAGAGGGAAACCTAGGCTTGATTCGCGCGGTAGAGAAATTTGATCCTGAGCGTGGTTTCCGTTTTTCGACGTATGCTACGTGGTGGATTCGACAAACTATCGAACGCGCTTTAATGAACCAAACCCGCACCATTCGCTTATCTATTCATGTTGTTAAAGAGCTCAATATTTACCTGCGCACTGCGCGTGAGTTGTCTCAAAAACTGGATCATGAACCAACAGCAGAAGAGATTGCTCAACAGCTCGATAAACCAGTGGATGACGTCAGCAAGATGTTGCGTCTTAATGAGCGAGTAAGCTCAGTTGATACCCCTATTGGTGGTGATGGCGATAAAGCACTGCTAGATATCATTCCTGATATTAATAACTCTGATCCAGAGGTTTCAACCCAGGACGAAGATATCAAGCACTCACTGATTGATTGGCTTGATGAGTTGAACCCAAAGCAAAAAGAAGTATTGGCAAGACGTTTTGGGTTATTGGGTTATGAGCCATCAACGCTCGAAGAGGTAGGGCGCGAGATCAATCTTACTCGTGAACGTGTTCGTCAAATCCAGGTTGAAGGCTTGCGTCGTTTACGTGAGATCCTACTCAAACAAGGGCTGAATATGGAATCCCTGTTTAACTTTGATAGCGAATAA
- a CDS encoding peptidoglycan DD-metalloendopeptidase family protein — translation MRKSYWSSIVAICLITLLAGCAPSSMRNGNHGYNKKDRGTYRGSYYVVNKGDTLYYIAYVTGRDVNKLIRFNELKSPNSLRIGQKIKLWYPDYQDETTSYAYSNAGSKASHSTPSASTTKKSTQTKVDSTSTKGYVGAKQNANKVATSSSANKPISSWIWPTKGRVINNFDAGGKGIDITGQRGQDVLSTASGSVVYSGSALRGYGNLIIVKHNSKYLSAYAHNDRLLVHEGQKVKAGQKIATMGSSGTSAVKLHFEIRYQGKSVNPERYLP, via the coding sequence ATGAGAAAGTCGTATTGGTCTAGTATTGTTGCGATATGTTTAATTACGCTGTTGGCGGGTTGTGCCCCTAGTTCTATGCGTAATGGTAACCACGGCTATAATAAAAAAGACCGAGGAACCTATCGTGGTAGTTACTACGTTGTAAATAAAGGAGATACCTTATATTACATCGCTTATGTAACCGGCCGTGATGTGAATAAATTAATCCGTTTTAACGAATTAAAATCCCCTAATTCTTTGCGTATAGGGCAGAAAATTAAGCTGTGGTATCCAGATTATCAAGATGAAACAACATCTTACGCTTATTCTAATGCGGGAAGTAAAGCAAGTCACTCAACGCCATCTGCATCAACTACTAAAAAAAGTACTCAAACCAAGGTTGATTCAACATCCACAAAGGGTTATGTTGGTGCTAAACAAAATGCTAACAAGGTTGCAACATCAAGTTCTGCGAATAAGCCGATATCTTCTTGGATCTGGCCAACTAAAGGCCGAGTTATAAACAACTTTGATGCCGGAGGTAAAGGAATAGACATTACTGGGCAACGGGGGCAAGACGTGCTCTCTACTGCAAGTGGTAGTGTTGTTTATTCTGGTAGTGCTTTAAGAGGATACGGTAATTTGATTATTGTTAAGCACAATAGTAAGTATCTAAGTGCTTATGCACACAATGATCGATTACTTGTCCATGAAGGGCAAAAGGTAAAAGCAGGACAAAAGATAGCAACCATGGGCAGCTCAGGTACGAGCGCGGTTAAATTGCATTTTGAGATTAGGTATCAAGGAAAATCGGTTAATCCCGAACGATATTTACCATGA
- a CDS encoding protein-L-isoaspartate(D-aspartate) O-methyltransferase, with translation MAQFHAQRLVDQLRQLGIEDQSVLDAIGAIPREMFLSEAMHHQAYDNNALPIGCGQTISQPYIVAKMTSLLKLEPTSKVLEIGTGCGYQTAILSQLVQKVYSVERIKTLQWDAKRRLSRLNIYNIATKHGDGWMGWNANAPYDAIIVTAAASEVPAALIEQLVTGGRLIIPVGIDQQHLYQIVKTETGIESCFIEHVRFVPLVHGELA, from the coding sequence ATGGCTCAGTTTCATGCGCAGCGTTTGGTTGACCAGCTTCGTCAGTTAGGTATCGAAGATCAGAGTGTATTAGATGCGATAGGAGCTATTCCTCGGGAGATGTTCTTATCGGAGGCAATGCATCACCAAGCGTATGATAATAACGCTTTACCTATAGGCTGTGGGCAGACTATCTCTCAACCCTATATCGTTGCCAAGATGACATCACTGCTTAAGCTTGAGCCTACAAGTAAAGTCTTAGAGATAGGAACTGGTTGCGGCTATCAAACCGCAATTTTGTCTCAATTGGTGCAAAAGGTTTACTCTGTTGAGCGAATTAAAACCTTACAGTGGGATGCTAAGCGGCGTTTGTCGCGACTTAATATCTACAATATTGCGACTAAACATGGTGATGGTTGGATGGGGTGGAACGCCAATGCTCCTTATGATGCGATTATTGTTACTGCTGCTGCCAGCGAGGTACCTGCGGCATTAATCGAACAATTGGTTACTGGTGGTCGATTAATTATCCCGGTAGGAATTGACCAGCAGCACCTATATCAGATAGTAAAAACGGAAACAGGAATAGAGTCATGCTTTATTGAGCATGTAAGATTTGTTCCCTTGGTACATGGAGAGTTAGCTTAA
- the surE gene encoding 5'/3'-nucleotidase SurE, with protein sequence MKILISNDDGVHAKGIHVLAEALKDIAEIIIVAPDRNRSGASNSLTLETPLRVNEIKPKVYSVQGTPTDCVHFALNELMKDDYPDLVVSGINHGANLGDDVLYSGTVAAAMEGHFLGVQAIAVSLVGKTNFDTAAKVVKELVIQHQNNPIPTNRLLNVNVPDVAQQPNIEITRLGARHHAEDMIKQLDPRGQQIYWLGPPGKEQDAGVGTDFYAIEHSRVSITPLQVDLTAHESLPSMKAWLER encoded by the coding sequence ATGAAGATCTTAATTAGCAATGATGATGGTGTTCATGCTAAAGGGATACACGTTCTAGCTGAAGCGCTAAAAGATATTGCAGAGATTATTATTGTCGCACCGGATCGTAACCGTAGTGGTGCGTCAAATTCATTAACGCTAGAGACTCCCTTGCGAGTGAACGAGATAAAACCTAAGGTGTATTCTGTACAAGGTACACCGACGGATTGTGTCCATTTTGCACTGAATGAGCTTATGAAAGATGATTACCCAGACTTAGTGGTCAGTGGGATAAATCACGGAGCAAACCTAGGTGACGACGTTCTTTATTCTGGAACGGTAGCGGCGGCCATGGAAGGGCACTTTCTCGGCGTGCAAGCGATAGCCGTTTCATTGGTTGGTAAAACAAACTTTGATACCGCAGCCAAAGTGGTAAAAGAGTTGGTTATACAGCATCAAAATAACCCGATACCAACCAATCGTTTGTTAAACGTCAATGTCCCTGATGTTGCACAGCAGCCTAATATTGAGATCACTCGCTTAGGGGCGCGTCACCATGCAGAAGATATGATCAAACAACTTGATCCGCGTGGCCAGCAAATTTATTGGTTAGGGCCTCCGGGCAAAGAACAAGACGCCGGTGTTGGAACCGACTTTTACGCGATTGAGCATTCTCGTGTATCAATAACGCCGTTGCAGGTCGATCTTACTGCACATGAGTCTTTGCCTTCGATGAAGGCTTGGTTAGAAAGGTAA
- the truD gene encoding tRNA pseudouridine(13) synthase TruD, which yields MTDTLGHLAYLHGKPLAKAKLKVKPEHFIVKEDLGYEFSGQGEHLMVRIRKSGENTSFVANELAKFMGVKSKDIGWAGLKDRHAITEQWLSVHLPKGDTPDMSLFTKRHPSVQILETTRHDKKLRPGDLKGNYFEITLTEVSDLCEVEMRLQQVAKQGVPNYFGEQRFGNNANNVIEARRWGRDNVRTRNQNKRSLYLSAARSWIFNQIVSNRIEQHCFEHAIEGDQVILDGSLQAYTDDFNAITAALAGDNALPTQGAALALEQQVVDSEPDLMALIRGNRMRHDRREIKLCPSDLSWRSDADQVQVSFWLSSGNFATSIFREVVEEIPFTREFAVEAKPE from the coding sequence ATGACTGATACTCTTGGACATCTCGCTTATCTGCATGGTAAGCCGCTAGCAAAAGCTAAACTAAAGGTTAAGCCTGAACACTTCATTGTAAAAGAAGACCTTGGCTATGAGTTTAGCGGGCAGGGTGAGCACCTGATGGTAAGGATCCGCAAAAGCGGAGAAAACACCAGCTTCGTTGCCAACGAATTGGCAAAATTTATGGGTGTGAAATCCAAGGATATTGGTTGGGCTGGTCTAAAAGATCGTCATGCGATTACCGAGCAATGGCTAAGTGTGCATCTGCCAAAAGGTGATACTCCTGACATGAGCTTGTTTACTAAGCGTCACCCTAGTGTGCAGATCCTAGAAACGACCCGTCATGATAAAAAGTTACGTCCTGGAGATCTCAAAGGAAACTACTTTGAAATTACCTTGACTGAGGTTAGCGATCTCTGTGAGGTTGAAATGCGATTGCAACAAGTTGCCAAGCAGGGTGTTCCAAACTACTTTGGCGAGCAACGCTTTGGAAATAACGCTAACAACGTTATTGAAGCCCGTCGCTGGGGGCGCGATAACGTGCGTACCCGTAATCAAAATAAACGCAGCCTATACCTTTCGGCTGCGCGTTCTTGGATATTCAATCAGATTGTTTCAAATCGTATTGAGCAACACTGTTTTGAGCATGCTATTGAGGGAGACCAGGTAATACTTGATGGCAGTTTACAAGCTTATACTGATGATTTTAATGCTATTACAGCAGCCCTTGCGGGTGACAATGCGCTACCTACACAAGGTGCGGCCTTAGCTTTAGAGCAGCAGGTTGTTGATTCAGAGCCGGATCTTATGGCTTTAATTCGTGGTAACCGAATGCGCCATGACCGCCGCGAAATAAAGCTATGCCCAAGTGATTTAAGTTGGCGTAGCGATGCAGACCAGGTGCAAGTTAGCTTCTGGTTATCTTCGGGCAACTTTGCCACCTCAATCTTTAGAGAGGTTGTTGAAGAGATCCCATTTACTCGTGAATTTGCGGTTGAGGCAAAGCCTGAATGA
- the ispF gene encoding 2-C-methyl-D-erythritol 2,4-cyclodiphosphate synthase: protein MIRIGHGFDVHKFGGTGPVIIGGVAIPYEQGLLAHSDGDVALHAICDALLGAIAAGDIGHHFPDTDDKWKGANSRELLRDVYSRVIEEGYHLGNVDVTIMAQAPKMAPHIESMRSVIAQDLNADLNQVNVKATTTERLGFTGRKEGIAVEAVVLILKNQ from the coding sequence ATGATTCGCATTGGACATGGGTTTGACGTACATAAATTTGGTGGAACAGGACCGGTCATAATAGGTGGGGTTGCTATCCCATATGAGCAAGGCTTGTTGGCTCACTCTGATGGTGATGTCGCATTACATGCTATTTGTGATGCTCTATTAGGCGCCATCGCTGCCGGTGATATTGGGCACCATTTTCCTGATACAGATGACAAATGGAAGGGAGCTAATAGCCGAGAGTTACTAAGGGATGTCTACAGTCGAGTGATCGAAGAAGGTTATCACTTGGGAAATGTCGACGTTACTATAATGGCTCAAGCACCTAAAATGGCTCCACATATTGAGTCTATGCGAAGCGTCATTGCCCAAGATTTGAATGCAGATTTAAATCAGGTCAACGTAAAAGCCACCACTACAGAACGCTTAGGTTTTACTGGGCGTAAAGAAGGCATCGCGGTTGAAGCCGTGGTACTTATCCTAAAAAATCAATAA